The following coding sequences lie in one Arachis hypogaea cultivar Tifrunner chromosome 4, arahy.Tifrunner.gnm2.J5K5, whole genome shotgun sequence genomic window:
- the LOC112797603 gene encoding putative metallophosphoesterase At3g03305 — translation MNLLLLVILCFISFYTPTTAGNGSKTEERVIQTKGAHDSVLWVVQFSDLHFSVHHPDRAIDFHDLVGPALSFINPSLVLITGDLTDGKSKDLLTMKQNEDEWMEYKTVMDSVIQRSGIDKNLFFDLRGNHDNFGVPDVGGSFDFFSKLSINGQLGRTGSVNSVTLETPERKHLFVGLDTTMLTGLRGPTNLFGHPTDQLLSDLDLELSRWDSQSEKPVTKIAFGHFPLSFSAPSGSGRTMEDVFLKHSISAYLCGHLHIKFGKNLKRHHLLGNQFLPFQKLFQTNMHRSSFRSNVNCSSEVPPIQEFWEWEMGDWRWNRAMRILAIDRGHVSFVDLNFKSGAKDVIILPTFPLDSRFMSTSLSHHNYECRNVALSSYETIRSLVFSDSPMVSVMARVYDLQSGSLVLVAEAKMNKHADEASRESLYVAPWNYKAYEDASPDRYWLQIEAKDNMGRSTLSELRPFSINGHNFKFSWSWKEFLVMGCQWAALYFPLFWSALYAMFFILLLPKALLVFPKKIYTYKNFLTSKGLISGVLWILQELCRVHTLWFCWVGYLFYLILFPWFMGYIFTEAKRKGYMTFRGWVIETSDRKGQHEYVGFPDIMVVVLPHLLFVVLPAILVTSALTAERAIYREHMLESSGKKKDDIDLNSRRCNRRTRKLLFVVCLVICMKHFMNCRTLTKAYDMNPVLHFLGYGVSIPLLLAYAIGKTRSA, via the exons ATGAACCTCCTCCTTCTTGTGATTCTCTGTTTCATCTCCTTCTACACTCCAACAACTGCTGGCAATGGAAGCAAAACAGAAGAAAGGGTGATTCAAACAAAAGGTGCCCATGATTCTGTGCTTTGGGTGGTTCAATTCTCCGACCTCCATTTCAGTGTTCACCATCCTGACAGAGCCATCGATTTCCATGACCTCGTGGGACCCGCACTTTCCTTCATCAACCCCTCCTTGGTCCTCATCACTGGTGATCTTACTG ATGGAAAAAGCAAGGACTTATTAACAATGAAGCAAAATGAGGATGAGTGGATGGAATACAAGACTGTGATGGACAGTGTTATTCAGAGGAGTGGGATTGACAAGAACTTGTTCTTTGACCTGAGAGGCAATCATGATAATTTCGGTGTACCTGATGTTGGAGGTTCGTTCGATTTTTTTTCTAAGCTCAGCATCAATGGGCAGTTGGGCAGGACTGGGAGTGTCAATAGTGTTACCCTTGAG ACGCCAGAGCGGAAACATCTCTTTGTTGGGTTGGACACCACAATGTTGACTGGCTTACGAGGTCCAACCAATCTTTTTGGGCATCCCACAGACCAATTACTAAGTGATTTAGACTTGGAACTCTCACGCTGGGATTCTCAGTCAGAAAAACCTGTTACCAAAATCGCCTTTGGGCATTTTCCACTCTCATTTTCCGCACCGTCTGGTTCTGGAAGGACGATGGAAGATGTTTTCCTAAAGCATTCCATCTCAGCTTACCTGTGTGGGCATCTCCATATCAAATTTGGTAAGAACTTAAAGCGACACCATCTGTTGGGTAATCAGTTTCTACCTTTCCAGAAGCTGTTTCAGACTAACATGCATCGGAGTTCTTTTCGAAGTAATGTAAATTGTTCATCAGAAGTTCCACCAATTCAGGAGTTTTGGGAGTGGGAGATGGGTGATTGGAGATGGAATAGAGCCATGCGAATTTTAGCCATTGATAGAGGCCATGTTTCATTCGTTGATCTCAATTTCAAGTCAGGAGCCAAAGATGTGATTATATTACCCACTTTTCCTTTAGACTCCCGTTTCATGTCGACATCATTATCCCATCACAACTATGAATGTCGAAATGTGGCCCTTTCGTCTTATGAGACAATTAGATCTCTGGTGTTTTCTGATTCTCCAATGGTGTCTGTTATGGCTAGGGTCTATGATTTGCAATCTGGAAGTCTTGTTTTAGTGGCAGAAGCGAAAATGAATAAGCATGCTGACGAGGCTTCCAGGGAGAGCCTCTATGTTGCTCCATGGAATTACAAAGCCTATGAGGATGCTTCTCCTGATAGGTATTGGCTTCAAATTGAAGCAAAAGACAACATGGGCAGATCAACTTTAAGTGAATTAAGGCCATTTTCCATTAATGGTCACAATTTCAAGTTTTCTTGGAGCTGGAAGGAGTTTTTGGTCATGGGATGTCAATGGGCTGCACTATATTTCCCGTTATTCTGGTCTGCTCtttatgctatgttcttcattcttcttcttccaaaagCTCTTCTTGTTTTTCCAAAGAAGATATACACTTACAAGAACTTCCTCACCAGTAAAGGGCTCATAAGTGGTGTTTTATGGATTCTCCAAGAGCTCTGTAGGGTTCACACGTTGTGGTTCTGTTGGGTAGGATACCTATTCTATCTTATATTGTTTCCCTGGTTTATGGGGTATATTTTTACCGAAGCTAAAAGGAAAGGATACATGACCTTTAGAGGCTGGGTTATTGAGACTTCTGATAGAAAGGGGCAGCATGAGTATGTTGGATTTCCGGATATCATGGTGGTGGTTCTTCCCCATCTATTATTCGTGGTTTTGCCTGCAATTTTAGTGACAAGTGCACTGACGGCTGAAAGAGCGATTTACCGGGAGCACATGTTAGAGTCTTCGGGGAAGAAAAAAGATGATATTGATTTGAACAGTAGAAGATGCAACCGACGGACTCGGAAGCTTCTATTTGTGGTGTGCTTGGTGATTTGTATGAAGCATTTTATG AATTGCAGAACTCTGACAAAAGCTTATGACATGAACCCTGTGCTCCATTTCCTGGGGTATGGTGTTTCGATCCCATTGTTGTTGGCATACGCTATCGGCAAAACGAGAAGTGCTTAA
- the LOC112797602 gene encoding chromatin assembly factor 1 subunit FAS1 isoform X1, translating to MSSFINSSQFSLQMAEPMLIDLDAKLPPSKDPKPNRPRNGWSRKKVISMLQNLKTAEEKQAFVESLEKELEGLFSYYREVMDQKVSIELGECGSRNGVVAALIEESELPLSKLVDEIHDKLKNGDNAAAVEQVTHASVKSSVLMLGQRMMYGVANADADILEDQSKSCFWCWETRDMKLIPKSVRGQFVVRRTCRKRIHERITAVSEMISSMKNLESERNYNKGILKASTKLGKAITEADIRLLVDGLFQKNSIDMDKKKANLEEKLLVKQLERNRRESEKEKESMTSEMKREMQPGELDSKLLQGEAQNDEKSGEKRKQQKQADEAVKSQRRREKEEAELKKKRSIQKQASLMERFLKRTKTDSNPAFQNDDVPPKEIAPDLSSNKSESVTDSATLSMDSTFASSSEIVLENIRKLHFSTWRNLGQLIRSNRKQRWGLRQKPRTEIFKELKLTGSKSDANYDELGMEGLEDRPGECSSDIGSSPMNVDSSPPEAKKYSRAKQLLQFDKAHRPAFYGIWPTKSNAVGPRHPLRKDPILDYDANSDEEWEEEEPGESLSDCDKDEDESPEDCPKSDEESEDGFFVPDGYLSEDEGAQAEGMEIDIETEGVDSTPSSKDDSENEEFYALLRHQKYLNSLTEHALRKNQPLIITNLTHNQGLLLDRSLSGTPKQEQTFLQALSMCVIPGGSYIEISIEKVQDEDHETSLPNDKGGATPLSDMAPILDSDLPIIVTTIQNCSQSINKVLGSLQQKFPSVSKSLLKNKVREVSDYVDNRWQVKKEVLLKLGLPVNPDAEKRSIAAFFFKRCLPPVDGSMRPGEISPISSLKSHSGSNQEQQQSSYNI from the exons ATGTCCTCGTTTATCAATTCTAGTCAATTTTCTCTGCAAATGGCAGAACCGATGTTAATCGATCTTGACGCCAAACTCCCTCCTTCCAAAGATCCAAAACCTAATCGACCCAGAAACGGTTGGAGTCGCAAGAAGGTTATCTCGATGTTGCAGAATCTGAAGACCGCTGAGGAGAAGCAAGCGTTCGTCGAATCGCTCGAAAAGGAGCTTGAAGGATTGTTCAGTTACTACAGGGAAGTGATGGATCAGAAGGTTAGCATTGAGCTTGGAGAGTGCGGTTCTAGAAACGGTGTTGTTGCTGCGCTTATAGAGGAGAGCGAGCTTCCGCTGTCGAAGCTTGTGGATGAGATTCATGACAAATTGAAGAATGGTGATAATGCTGCAGCGGTGGAGCAAGTGACTCACGCGTCTGTGAAGAGCAGCGTGCTTATGTTGGGACAGAGGATGATGTACGGTGTGGCCAATGCCGATGCTGATATATTAGAGGACCAATCCAAATCCTgtttttggtgttgggag ACCAGGGATATGAAATTGATTCCCAAATCTGTTCGAGGACAGTTTGTCGTTCGGCGTACTTGCAGGAAAAGAATACATGAGAGGATAACAGCTGTCTCTG AAATGATATCCTCAATGAAGAATCTAGAGAGTGAGCGAAATTacaataaaggaatattgaaggCATCAACAAAGCTTGGTAAAGCTATTACTGAGGCAGATATCCGTTTGTTAGTGGATGGATTGTTTCAGAAAAACAGCATAGACAT GGATAAGAAGAAAGCAAACCTAGAAGAAAAATTGCTTGTTAAGCAGCTGGAAAGAAATAGGAGggaaagtgagaaagagaaagaaagcatgaccAGTGAAATGAAAAGAGAAATGCAGCCTGGA GAATTAGATTCGAAATTGTTGCAAGGTGAAGCACAAAATGATGAGAAAAGTGGTGAAAAGAGGAAACAGCAAAAGCAGGCAGATGAAGCAGTAAAGAGTCAACGTCGCCGagagaaagaagaagctgaaCTGAAAAAGAAGCGTTCTATACAAAAGCAAGCCTCACTCATGGAACGTTTTCTTAAAAGAACTAAAACTGATAGTAACCCTGCATTTCAGAATGATGATGTCCCACCCAAAGAAATTGCACCTGATTTGTCTAGTAATAAGAGTGAAAGTGTGACTGACTCAGCTACTCTTTCAATGGATAGTACTTTTGCATCAAGTAGTGAAATTGTGCTTGAGAATATTCGCAA GTTACACTTTTCAACATGGCGCAATTTAGGTCAGTTAATTAGGTCAAACAGAAAACAAAGATGGGGTTTACGTCAAAAACCCAGGACTGAGATTTTTAAGGAACTTAAGCTGACGGGTTCTAAATCTGATGCTAATTATGATGAGTTGGGCATGGAAGGACTTGAAGACAGACCGGGAGAATGCAGTTCTGATATTGGATCATCCCCAATGAATGTAGATAGTTCACCTCCTGAGGCTAAGAAGTACTCTCGGGCAAAACAATTATTGCAGTTTGATAAAGCTCATAGACCTGCCTTTTATGGTATCTGGCCCACAAAAAG TAATGCTGTTGGACCACGCCATCCTTTAAGAAAGGACCCAATCCTGGATTATGATGCCAACAGCGATGAGGAATGGGAAGAG GAGGAACCTGGTGAAAGTCTTTCAGATTGTGACAAAGATGAAGATGAATCTCCAGAGGACTGTCCCAAATCTGATGAAGAAAGTGAAGATGGGTTTTTTGTACCTGACGGATATCTCTCAGAAGATGAG GGTGCACAAGCGGAAGGAATGGAAATTGACATTGAAACTGAGGGGGTTGATAGCACGCCAAGCAGTAAGGATGACAGTGAAAACGAGGAGTTTTATGCATTACTTCGACATCAGAAATATTTAAACAGTTTGACAGAGCATGCTCTTCGAAAAAATCAACCGTTGATTATAACAAATTTGACTCATAACCAGGGTCTGTTATTGGATCGAAGTCTAAGTGGAACTCCTAAACAGGAGCAAACGTTCTTGCAGGCCTTGAGTATGTGTGTAATACCTGGTGGCTCATATATAGAAATATCTATAGAGAAAGTGCAAGATGAGGACCACGAAACCTCTCTCCCTAATGATAAAGGTGGTGCTACTCCTTTGTCTGATATGGCTCCTATACTGGACTCAGACCTACCAATAATT GTTACTACTATTCAGAATTGTTCTCAGAGCATAAATAAAGTGTTAGGGTCTTTGCAACAGAAATTCCCATCTGTCTCAAAGTCCCTACTAAAGAATAAAGTGCGTGAAGTATCAGACTATGTTGATAACCGCTGGCAG GTGAAGAAGGAAGTTTTACTTAAGCTTGGTTTGCCTGTTAACCCTG ATGCAGAAAAGAGAAGCATTGCTGCATTTTTCTTCAAAAGATGCTTGCCACCTGTGGATGGAAGTATGAGACCTGGTGAAATTTCACCAATATCATCCCTGAAATCACATTCTGGCAGTAATCAAGAACAACAGCAGAGTTCGTACAACATCTAG
- the LOC112797602 gene encoding chromatin assembly factor 1 subunit FAS1 isoform X2, which produces MSSFINSSQFSLQMAEPMLIDLDAKLPPSKDPKPNRPRNGWSRKKVISMLQNLKTAEEKQAFVESLEKELEGLFSYYREVMDQKVSIELGECGSRNGVVAALIEESELPLSKLVDEIHDKLKNGDNAAAVEQVTHASVKSSVLMLGQRMMYGVANADADILEDQSKSCFWCWETRDMKLIPKSVRGQFVVRRTCRKRIHERITAVSEMISSMKNLESERNYNKGILKASTKLGKAITEADIRLLVDGLFQKNSIDMDKKKANLEEKLLVKQLERNRRESEKEKESMTSEMKREMQPGELDSKLLQGEAQNDEKSGEKRKQQKQADEAVKSQRRREKEEAELKKKRSIQKQASLMERFLKRTKTDSNPAFQNDDVPPKEIAPDLSSNKSESVTDSATLSMDSTFASSSEIVLENIRKLHFSTWRNLGQLIRSNRKQRWGLRQKPRTEIFKELKLTGSKSDANYDELGMEGLEDRPGECSSDIGSSPMNVDSSPPEAKKYSRAKQLLQFDKAHRPAFYGIWPTKSNAVGPRHPLRKDPILDYDANSDEEWEEEEPGESLSDCDKDEDESPEDCPKSDEESEDGFFVPDGYLSEDEGAQAEGMEIDIETEGVDSTPSSKDDSENEEFYALLRHQKYLNSLTEHALRKNQPLIITNLTHNQGLLLDRSLSGTPKQEQTFLQALSMCVIPGGSYIEISIEKVQDEDHETSLPNDKGGATPLSDMAPILDSDLPIIVTTIQNCSQSINKVLGSLQQKFPSVSKSLLKNKVREVSDYVDNRWQVKKEVLLKLGLPVNPEKRSIAAFFFKRCLPPVDGSMRPGEISPISSLKSHSGSNQEQQQSSYNI; this is translated from the exons ATGTCCTCGTTTATCAATTCTAGTCAATTTTCTCTGCAAATGGCAGAACCGATGTTAATCGATCTTGACGCCAAACTCCCTCCTTCCAAAGATCCAAAACCTAATCGACCCAGAAACGGTTGGAGTCGCAAGAAGGTTATCTCGATGTTGCAGAATCTGAAGACCGCTGAGGAGAAGCAAGCGTTCGTCGAATCGCTCGAAAAGGAGCTTGAAGGATTGTTCAGTTACTACAGGGAAGTGATGGATCAGAAGGTTAGCATTGAGCTTGGAGAGTGCGGTTCTAGAAACGGTGTTGTTGCTGCGCTTATAGAGGAGAGCGAGCTTCCGCTGTCGAAGCTTGTGGATGAGATTCATGACAAATTGAAGAATGGTGATAATGCTGCAGCGGTGGAGCAAGTGACTCACGCGTCTGTGAAGAGCAGCGTGCTTATGTTGGGACAGAGGATGATGTACGGTGTGGCCAATGCCGATGCTGATATATTAGAGGACCAATCCAAATCCTgtttttggtgttgggag ACCAGGGATATGAAATTGATTCCCAAATCTGTTCGAGGACAGTTTGTCGTTCGGCGTACTTGCAGGAAAAGAATACATGAGAGGATAACAGCTGTCTCTG AAATGATATCCTCAATGAAGAATCTAGAGAGTGAGCGAAATTacaataaaggaatattgaaggCATCAACAAAGCTTGGTAAAGCTATTACTGAGGCAGATATCCGTTTGTTAGTGGATGGATTGTTTCAGAAAAACAGCATAGACAT GGATAAGAAGAAAGCAAACCTAGAAGAAAAATTGCTTGTTAAGCAGCTGGAAAGAAATAGGAGggaaagtgagaaagagaaagaaagcatgaccAGTGAAATGAAAAGAGAAATGCAGCCTGGA GAATTAGATTCGAAATTGTTGCAAGGTGAAGCACAAAATGATGAGAAAAGTGGTGAAAAGAGGAAACAGCAAAAGCAGGCAGATGAAGCAGTAAAGAGTCAACGTCGCCGagagaaagaagaagctgaaCTGAAAAAGAAGCGTTCTATACAAAAGCAAGCCTCACTCATGGAACGTTTTCTTAAAAGAACTAAAACTGATAGTAACCCTGCATTTCAGAATGATGATGTCCCACCCAAAGAAATTGCACCTGATTTGTCTAGTAATAAGAGTGAAAGTGTGACTGACTCAGCTACTCTTTCAATGGATAGTACTTTTGCATCAAGTAGTGAAATTGTGCTTGAGAATATTCGCAA GTTACACTTTTCAACATGGCGCAATTTAGGTCAGTTAATTAGGTCAAACAGAAAACAAAGATGGGGTTTACGTCAAAAACCCAGGACTGAGATTTTTAAGGAACTTAAGCTGACGGGTTCTAAATCTGATGCTAATTATGATGAGTTGGGCATGGAAGGACTTGAAGACAGACCGGGAGAATGCAGTTCTGATATTGGATCATCCCCAATGAATGTAGATAGTTCACCTCCTGAGGCTAAGAAGTACTCTCGGGCAAAACAATTATTGCAGTTTGATAAAGCTCATAGACCTGCCTTTTATGGTATCTGGCCCACAAAAAG TAATGCTGTTGGACCACGCCATCCTTTAAGAAAGGACCCAATCCTGGATTATGATGCCAACAGCGATGAGGAATGGGAAGAG GAGGAACCTGGTGAAAGTCTTTCAGATTGTGACAAAGATGAAGATGAATCTCCAGAGGACTGTCCCAAATCTGATGAAGAAAGTGAAGATGGGTTTTTTGTACCTGACGGATATCTCTCAGAAGATGAG GGTGCACAAGCGGAAGGAATGGAAATTGACATTGAAACTGAGGGGGTTGATAGCACGCCAAGCAGTAAGGATGACAGTGAAAACGAGGAGTTTTATGCATTACTTCGACATCAGAAATATTTAAACAGTTTGACAGAGCATGCTCTTCGAAAAAATCAACCGTTGATTATAACAAATTTGACTCATAACCAGGGTCTGTTATTGGATCGAAGTCTAAGTGGAACTCCTAAACAGGAGCAAACGTTCTTGCAGGCCTTGAGTATGTGTGTAATACCTGGTGGCTCATATATAGAAATATCTATAGAGAAAGTGCAAGATGAGGACCACGAAACCTCTCTCCCTAATGATAAAGGTGGTGCTACTCCTTTGTCTGATATGGCTCCTATACTGGACTCAGACCTACCAATAATT GTTACTACTATTCAGAATTGTTCTCAGAGCATAAATAAAGTGTTAGGGTCTTTGCAACAGAAATTCCCATCTGTCTCAAAGTCCCTACTAAAGAATAAAGTGCGTGAAGTATCAGACTATGTTGATAACCGCTGGCAG GTGAAGAAGGAAGTTTTACTTAAGCTTGGTTTGCCTGTTAACCCTG AAAAGAGAAGCATTGCTGCATTTTTCTTCAAAAGATGCTTGCCACCTGTGGATGGAAGTATGAGACCTGGTGAAATTTCACCAATATCATCCCTGAAATCACATTCTGGCAGTAATCAAGAACAACAGCAGAGTTCGTACAACATCTAG
- the LOC112795325 gene encoding F-box/kelch-repeat protein SKIP6-like has translation MKSTSFHYKFDRDNLITHSLDIHYALLPLLIHDNTYPIPILYLFCVPKFESEIAPLSLLLPLFSPPLSPETTAPAPPLHQSPERQRPPSPFLGLLSSATKHPRHPTFPPAIGSAYAVLGSTIYVIGGSINDVPSSHIWLLDCRFHRWRRGPSMRVGREFAATGVVDEKIYVIGSCVADNWARSANWAEVLDPASEKWERVASPAEVREKWMHASTVVDGKVYAMADRGDITLDPRCGAWESVGTELDLGWRGRACVVDDILYCYDYLGKIKGFDVKSGVWKELKGLHKGLPQFLCGATMADLGGKLVVVWECGGGNGKDMDIWCAEIQVSKKNSELWGEVDWFQKVFSIPKGEWRLRWLRRDSDGWG, from the exons atgaaaagtacCTCATTCCactacaagtttgatagagataatCTGATCACCCActctcttgacatccactacgcccttcttccactgcttatccacgatAATACCTACCCGATTCCTATTCTTTACCTTTTCTGTGTTCCAAAGTTTGAATCCGAAA TTGcgcccctttctcttcttcttcccctcttttcaccTCCGCTGAGCCCAGAAACCACAGCGCCAGCTCCTCCTCTCCACCAAAGCCCAGAGCGGCAGCGGCCACCTTCTCCATTCCTGGGTCTCCTCTCGTCTGCCACCAAACATCCGCGACACCCAACCTTCCCCCCCGCTATCGGCTCTGCCTACGCCGTTCTTGGTTCCACCATCTACGTCATCGGCGGCTCCATTAACGACGTTCCCTCCTCTCATATCTGGCTCCTCGACTGCCGCTTCCACCGATGGCGACGTGGACCCTCCATGCGCGTCGGCCGTGAGTTCGCCGCTACGGGAGTCGTCGACGAAAAGATTTACGTCATCGGAAGCTGTGTCGCCGATAATTGGGCTAGGTCGGCCAACTGGGCGGAGGTTCTTGACCCCGCCTCCGAGAAATGGGAGCGCGTGGCGAGCCCCGCGGAGGTTCGGGAGAAGTGGATGCACGCAAGCACCGTGGTGGACGGCAAGGTGTACGCCATGGCAGATCGCGGCGACATCACGTTGGATCCCCGATGCGGCGCTTGGGAGAGCGTGGGAACAGAGCTAGACCTCGGGTGGCGAGGGAGGGCGTGCGTGGTGGATGATATTCTTTATTGCTATGATTACTTGGGGAAGATTAAAGGGTTCGATGTGAAAAGTGGGGTATGGAAAGAGCTGAAGGGGTTGCATAAGGGGTTGCCTCAGTTTCTGTGTGGTGCTACCATGGCTGATTTGGGTGGGAAGTTGGTTGTGGTGTGGGAGTGTGGTGGTGGGAACGGGAAAGACATGGACATTTGGTGTGCTGAGATTCAAGTTAGCAAGAAGAATAGTGAACTGTGGGGTGAGGTTGATTGGTTCCAAAAGGTTTTTTCTATTCCCAAAGGCGAGTGGAGGTTACGGTGGCTGAGAAGAGACAGTGATGGATGGGGATga